One window of Phycodurus eques isolate BA_2022a chromosome 17, UOR_Pequ_1.1, whole genome shotgun sequence genomic DNA carries:
- the si:dkeyp-23e4.3 gene encoding rho GTPase-activating protein 7, with translation MLIPKIEAKEACDWLRAAGFPQYTQLYKDCRFPIDVELAKKDHYFLDKDALDSLCRRLITLNKCAEMRFDLPKAKHQGDEDLIEDDFCAISPRWIHDRRMQQWRRLDSSTDLLHLSDTLNSPQDVSLCDHRNGRDHHDICSIRSSSSTDSEGQNQKSQRENVDPNRSATDDQTTSRSSSRCSSSNKTPSLDISFSGPPSPGGESGGGSSTMSLETYVIDKPPRKKGTSLLKKMEKLRLKGTTGLLSAPRNHASLAGVVRGPAGERGPSSCASSSPSSPHAMSSSSSNSHSESSSAVSTPSPVTRVRSNCKRTETGEGVTLHNNNHTGTMDYTDQINNNNNNNISHDSLLFHIPHGHKPGTFPTSLAHKNALLSPIMDQSSVNWRTGSFHGYQGRRSGRRGASSLAASPSPPDHRLSIYDNVLDDQQLSEGEGGSGGSVSDAERMGDEVTRLLGGEDVFSALDTVLERINDLQRLVSTWTESLSEDDSQRDSSSASSSTSSCSHDSPANGSAAASPCPSSPAHIHLEVQHSEEEEEEEDVGEESCEKSSVSEDESKTRSPQDNSSRVSQHLHWSSEQSLPSLPASPGVENQSVSQFALLQKLALLKLTALMDKHSPSSKQGWNWCVPKPSVRKGKTSPVKARRVFGLPLLDNVQRTGEPLPPAVLKALVYLRTQCLDQVGLFRKSGSKSRIQYLREMLESDPDGVSYDGQSAFDVADLVKQYFRDLPEPVFTFNMCESFLHIYQYFPKDQQLLAAQAAILLLPDENREALRTLLFFLRDVVASVAENQMTPTNVAVCLAPSLFHLNAGAARSSHRKYSLGRPDQRDLSENLAATQGLADMITEAQRLFEIPEFWPALSPSFAAPTEEPTGEELEEKRRKLQRSTQLLLKEAREKSRGWESHPAPEHVSLAVKKTWDGCPLWTWRGSVEVDAAQEALLHRLLGEQRLWDRGVQQAAVIQTLPEHAHVYRYLLRGRDAGLASCLPREHLLLRTWQSDASVGPLYVSSVSTQHPEVPPEGVRVQTHACLYLLEPTAASKTRLTHLCRIDTRGRSLAWHRKVSGHRMVAALLAIKASFRGQHKETSI, from the exons agATCGAAGCCAAGgaggcctgcgattggctacgAGCGGCCGGCTTCCCTCAGTACACGCAGTTGTACAAAG ACTGCAGGTTCCCAATCGACGTGGAGCTCGCGAAGAAGGATCACTACTTCCTTGATAAGGATGCTCTGGATTCCCTCTGCAG gCGACTGATCACATTGAACAAATGTGCAGAGATGAGGTTCGACCTGCCAAAAGCCAAACATCAA GGCGATGAAGACTTAATCGAGGACGATTTCTGCGCCATCAGCCCCAGGTGGATCCACGACAGGCGGATGCAACAATGGCGGCGCCTGGACTCCTCTACGGACCTTCTGCACTTATCCGACACCTTAAACTCCCCTCAGGACGTGTCTTTGTGTGACCACCGGAATGGCCGAGACCACCATGACATCTGCTCCATCCGCAGTTCAAGTAGCACTGACAGCGAAGGTCAAAACCAGAAGAGTCAGAGAGAAAATGTCGACCCTAACAGAAGCGCCACGGATGATCAGACTACCAGCCGGAGCTCGTCACGCTGCTCCTCCTCCAACAAGACTCCGTCCCTGGACATCTCGTTCAGCGGACCCCCATCCCCTGGAGGCGAAAGCGGTGGAGGATCGTCCACCATGAGTCTGGAAACCTACGTCATTGATAAACCGCCCCGCAAGAAGGGGACCAGCCTTCTGAAGAAGATGGAGAAACTGAGGTTGAAAGGGACAACGGGCCTCCTCTCTGCACCAAGGAACCATGCAAGTCTGGCTGGGGTGGTCCGAGGCCCTGCGGGGGAAAGGGGCCCCTCGAG CTGTGCATCTTCATCGCCCTCGTCCCCACATGCcatgagcagcagcagcagcaacagccaCTCGGAGAGCAGCAGCGCGGTCAGCACGCCGAGCCCAGTCACACGGGTGCGGAGTAACTGCAAACGCACCGAAACGGGCGAGGGAGTGACCCTGCACAATAACAACCACACAGGCACCATG GACTACACGGACcagatcaacaacaacaacaacaacaacatcagccACGACAGCTTACTCTTTCACATCCCCCATGGCCACAAACCGGGCACCTTTCCCACCTCCCTCGCCCACAAAAACGCCCTCTTGTCCCCCATCATGGACCAGTCCTCCGTCAACTGGCGGACGGGCAGCTTCCACGGTTACCAGGGGCGACGCAGTGGCCGCCGAGGCGCGTCGTCACTCGCGGCCTCGCCGAGCCCGCCGGACCACCGCCTGAGCATCTACGATAATGTGCTGGACGACCAGCAACTGTCTGAAGGCGAAGGTGGCAGCGGGGGCAGTGTTAGCGATGCGGAGAGGATGGGAGATGAG GTAACTCGACTGTTGGGTGGCGAGGACGTTTTCTCGGCTCTGGATACAGTTTTGGAAAGGATCAACGACCTGCAGCGACTGGTGTCCACCTGGACCGAGAGTCTATCCGAAGACGACAGTCAGCGAGATTCCTCCTCCGCCTCTTCTTCGACGTCCTCCTGCTCCCACGACTCCCCTGCCAACGGTTCCGCCGCCGCCTCTCCCTGCCCTTCCTCCCCTGCCCACATCCACCTGGAGGTGCAGCAttcagaggaagaggaggaggaggaggacgtggGGGAGGAAAGCTGTGAGAAGTCCTCGGTGAGCGAAGACGAGTCCAAGACCAGATCGCCGCAAGACAACAGCAG CCGAGTGAGCCAGCATCTGCACTGGTCCAGTGAGCAGAGCCTGCCCTCCCTGCCAGCCAGTCCGGGTGTGGAGAACCAGTCCGTCTCCCAGTTCGCGCTCCTTCAGAAGTTGGCCCTGCTCAAACTCACCGCCCTGATGGACAAACACTCGCCATCCAGCAAGCAAGGCTGGAACTG GTGCGTTCCGAAGCCGTCGGTGCGGAAGGGCAAGACGTCGCCAGTCAAGGCCAGACGGGTTTTCGGCCTTCCTCTTCTAGACAACGTGCAGCGGACCGGAGAGCCGCTCCCTCCCGCCGTCCTCAAGGCGCTCGTTTACCTCAGGACGCAATGTCTGGACCAA GTGGGTCTTTTCCGGAAGTCGGGCTCGAAGTCTCGAATCCAGTACCTGCGCGAGATGCTGGAGTCCGACCCCGACGGCGTCTCGTACGACGGTCAGTCGGCTTTCGACGTGGCCGACTTGGTGAAGCAGTACTTCCGGGACCTGCCCGAGCCCGTCTTCACCTTCAACATGTGCGAGTCCTTCCTCCACATTTACCAAT ATTTCCCCAAAGATCAACAGTTGCTGGCGGCCCAGGCGGCCATCTTGCTGCTGCCCGACGAGAACCGCGAGGCGCTGCGCACGCTGCTCTTCTTCCTGCGCGACGTGGTGGCGAGCGTGGCCGAGAACCAGATGACGCCCACCAACGTCGCCGTGTGCCTCGCGCCGTCGCTCTTCCACCTCAACGCCGGCGCCGCCAG ATCGAGTCACAGAAAGTACAGTTTGGGCCGCCCGGACCAGCGCGACCTAAGCGAGAACCTGGCCGCCACGCAGGGCCTGGCTGACATGATCACGGAAGCTCAGAGACTTTTTGAG ATTCCGGAGTTTTGGCCGGCTTTGAGCCCGAGCTTTGCGGCTCCGACCGAGGAGCCGACCGGggaagagctggaggagaaGCGGAGGAAACTCCAGCGGAGTACGCAGCTCCTCCTCAAGGAAGCCAGGGAGAAAAGCCGAGGCTGGGAGAGCCATCCTGCTCCCGAGCACGTGTCGCTGGCTGTCAAGAAG ACGTGGGACGGCTGCCCGCTGTGGACGTGGCGCGGCTCGGTGGAGGTGGACGCCGCCCAGGAGGCTTTGCTCCACCGGCTCCTCGGGGAGCAGCGGCTGTGGGATCGCGGCGTGCAGCAGGCCGCCGTCATCCAGACCTTGCCCGAGCACGCCCACGTCTACCGTTACCTCCTCCGGGGCCGCGACGCCGGCCTGGCCTCCTGCCTGCCCCGGGAGCACCTGCtgctcag AACGTGGCAGTCGGACGCGTCCGTCGGCCCGCTGTACGTGTCGTCCGTGTCCACGCAGCACCCCGAGGTGCCACCGGAGGGCGTCAGAGTGCAGACGCACGCTTGCCTCTACCTGCTGGAGCCCACGGCGGCAAGCAAGACACGCCTGACGCACTTGTGTCGAATTGACACCAG GGGGCGCTCTCTGGCGTGGCACCGCAAAGTCAGCGGACATCGCATGGTCGCCGCTCTGCTGGCCATCAAAGCGTCCTTCCGAGGCCAGCACAAAGAGACCAGTATATGA